In Deinococcus aquiradiocola, the sequence CACTCCGCCCCGAATACGGATGCACGAAGCCGTAGATGTACGTCCACGCGAAGCCGTTGTCCTGCAGGGCGGGGGGCCGTGCCCCCCGCTTCGCCCAGCGGCGACGCAGCACGCTCTTCGTCCCGAGCCGTGCTTCATCCTCGAACCAGCGTTCCACCTCCCGTCCCGATGAAGTGCCCTTCAGCGTTTCGACAAGGGCGCAGATTTTTTTTTGTACGCCTCCTGCTCCGCCGGGCTCGCCGCCTGGGGATGCTGTGGACGGGGGAGCTGAACCGTGTATTGGAGCCGACGCAAATAGTTCCATCCGGTGACGATGTTCACCGGATGGCCCACCACCTCTTCGATCCAGGCGGCCACCTGACGGGACGTCCAGCGCCCGCCATCNNNNNNNNNNAGTTCCACCTCCCGTCCCGATGAAGTGCCCTTCAGCGTTTCGACAAGGGCGCAGATTTTTTTTTGTACGCCTCCTGCTCCACCGGGCTCGCCGCCTGGGGATGCTGTGGACGGGGGAGCTGAACCGTGTACTGGAGCCGACGCAAATAGTTCCATCCGGTGACGATGTTCACCGGATGGCCCACCACCTCTTCGATCCAGGCGGCCACCTGACGGGACGTCCAGCGCCCGCCATCATCCGGTGGGTGCTGCAATCGCAGGTCCAGCGCCTGACGCTGGACCTCATCGAGCAGTAAGGGACGCTGCGAGCGGCCTTTCCGGCGATCTTTGGGCCCATCGGGCCCACCGGCGTTGTATCGCTTGATGGTGCGGCCGACCCAGTTGGGAGTGCGTTGCACGATGTGTGCGATCTCCTTTCGCGACCGGGGATGCGTGGGGTCACTGAGGAGGATCAGCGCTTGCCAACGGGTGCGTTCGTCGTGCGTGGCGGCGGTCTTGAACCGCTCACGCAGTTCTTCCAGGGTCAGGTGGGGGATGATCTCAGTCGCTTTGATGGACTCAGTTTATCTCAAAACCGTATGATACGATTTTGAGCTGAACTTTTGGAGTTCAGCCGAGCGACAAGGGCACCAACAGGGACGGTTTGGAGGAGGTGGAAGCGGGCAAGCGTCCTCTCCTGCGGAGCTGTCCCAGTCATGGGCGCTGTTCTGCCCAAGAAGCGGGCAGGCGTCCTGTAGGGCGTCCGTTCTGCCCAAGAAGGGATGCCTTTGCTTTTCCCGGCATCCCTGGAATCGGATCAAAACCGTATGAGCTTCAGGCGTTCAGCTCAATCTGGCATCAGAAGGTCCGGGCGGACGGCACGCCGAGCGTGACGGTGCTCCCTGGCGCGCCCGGCCCGACCCTCACGCTCCCGCTCGCCTGCGCGGGCCGCACGCTGCACAGGTGCGCCCGCTGATCGCAGACGTACAGGGTGGCGTTCACCCGCACCGGGTACGTTCCGGCAGGCGTGCCCGGCGGGACCGGCACACTTACCGCCGCCGCGTTCAGGCGACTCCAGTAGTGCTGCGGGTCCGGCGCGTACAGCGCCCCGCCCCGCCACCGCCCCGCGTGAACGCCCCACGGCGTCGTGACGGTCAGGTCGGCGGGCGCCGCGCGGCTGAACGTCAGGCCCGCGACGGGCGGCACCTGCACCCGCACCGTCACGCTCCCCCCGGCGGCCACCGCGAGGGCAGGCGGCACGGCCAGCAGCGCCAGCAGGCACCCGAGGCCCCGCACCGCCCGAAGGCACGCCTGGCGTGCCGCGCCGCCCCGCATCACTTCTCGGCCAGCAGCGCCATCAGCTGCCGCTCCAGGCCCGGAATCGCGTCCGGGAACCGCGCCGACAGCTCACCCACGTGCACGGCCCGCACCTTCCCGCGCCGGTCCACGAGATAGAAGCTCGGCCAGCCGCTCACGCCGTACGCGTTCCAGGTGGCGAGATCGTTGTCCTGCATGACGGGCCAGTCTACCCCGTCTCGCCGCAGGGCCGCCGCGACATTCCCCGCAGGCCGGTCCGACGGGAACTCCGGCGAGTGCACCCCCACGATCTCCAGGCCCGCCGCGTGAAACCGCGCGTACCACCCCCGCAGCGTCGGGAGGCTCAGGTGACAGTTGATGCACGAGTACACCCACACGTTCACCAGCACCACCCGCCCCCGCAACTGCCGCACGTGCAGCGGCGCCGAATTCAGCCACGCGCCGCCCGCCACGAACTCCGGCGCGGCCTCCCCGACCCGCACCGACCCGGCACCCCCGCCCAGCGCGAACATCGCGCCCACGCACGCCAGCACCCGCACCAACCTGCCCGCCCCAGCCCACCACCCTTCAACGCCCATACCCCAGGTACGCACCGCACCGCCCCGAAGTTCAGTCCCCCGCCCGCATTTGATCTATACTTCCGGCGGCCCGGAGATTCCGGCGCACCACCCTCGTCCTTTTCAGCAGGCCCGTGAGTCTGCACCCGCCCCGTGAGGCAGGAAAGGAGCACCATGAACGCACACCCACCGCACCACCGCTGCCGCCGGAACGCCCGGACGGCCTTTTTTTTGGCCGGGAGCGCCACATGCAGCTGAAGGCCTCCATCCTCACCAGTGAGGAACTCCGCCGCGCCCTGACCCGCATCGCGCACGAGATCCTCGAACGCAACAAGGGCGCCGAAGGCCTCGCGCTCGTCGGCGTGCACACGCGCGGCATCCCGCTCGCCGCCAGGCTCGCCGCGAAACTCCGCGAACTCGAAGGCGTCGACGTGCCCCTCGGACGGCTCGACATCACCCTGTACCGCGACGACCTCTCCGAAATCGCGCGCCAGCCCGTCATCCGCGAGACGCAACTCGACTTCGACATGCAGCCGCGCCGCATCATCCTCGTCGACGACGTGCTGTACACCGGCCGCACCGTCCGCGCCGCCCTCGACGCGCTCCTCGACCTCGGCCGCCCGCAGAGCATCCAGCTGGCCGTCCTCGTCGACCGGGGCCACCGCGAACTCCCCATCCGCGCCGACTACGTCGGCAAGAACCTCCCCACCGCCCGCACGGAACTCGTCAAGGTGAAGCTCGAAGAGACGGACGGCGTGGACGCCGTCGAACTCTGGGAACGCGACGGCACGCCGGAGCAGGCATGACCGCCTTCTCCGACACCCGCCCCCGCCACCTGCTGGACTTCCAGGGCTGGAGCACCGAGCGCCTCACCGCCATCCTCGACAACGCCGACACCATGCTCAGCGTCCTCGACCGGCCCGTCCGCAAGGTCCCCGCCCTGCAGGGCCTCACCGTCTGCACCGTGTTCTTCGAGAACAGCACCCGCACCCGCATCAGCTTCGAACTCGCCGCGCGCCGCATGAGCGCCGACGTCGTCAGCTTCGCCGCCAGCAGCAGCAGCCTCAGCAAGGGCGAAAGCCTCCGCGACACCATCGAAACGCTCACCGCGTACAAGGTCGACGCGTTCATCGTCCGGCACGAAGCGAGCGGCGCCGCGCACCGCGTCGCGCAGTTCAGCGGCAAACCCACCATCAACGCCGGAGACGGCCGCCGCGCCCACCCCACCCAGGCGCTCCTCGACGCCTACACCATCCGGCAGGAATACGGCGACCTGGCCGGACGCAACGTCACCATCATCGGCGACGTGCGCCACTCCCGCGTCGCCCGCAGCAACACCGAACTGCTCACCCGGCTCGGCGCGAACGTCACCCTGTGCGGCCCCGCCACCCTCCTCCCCCGCGACCTCGCAGGCGAGCGCGTCACCCTCACCACCGACGCCCGAACCGCCGTGAAAGGCGCGCACACCGTCATGGCCCTGCGCCTCCAGACGGAACGCATGGACGCCGGATACCTCGGCAGCCTCCCGGAATACATCCAGGGTTATCAGGTCAACGAGGCGCTGATGGAACACGCCGAGCCGGGCGCCATCGTCCTGCACCCCGGCCCCATGAACCGCGACCTGGAAATCAGCGCCGACACCGCCGACGGCCCCCGCAGCCGCATTCTGAAACAGGTCGAGAACGGCCAGGCAGTCCGCATGAGCGTCCTGTACCACCTGCTGGTCGGGCGGGCCTGAACATCTGTGAACGCTGGCCTGTTGCGAGCTGCCGCCACGCCCGTACAGGCGATTTTTCGAGATGTCGTGCTTAAGGGCCATGACCCTGACACTGTAGTTCTGGAGTTCGATCAGGAGAACAAATGACCATCACCATAACCAACATCCGCCGACCCAACTCGGACACTCCTGAAACCCTCACCATCGAGAACGGTCTGATCAAGGGCTGGAATCTTCCGGCTGAAGGCGAAACCATCGACGGCAACGGGGCCACGGTCGCTCCGGCCCTCCTGGAACTGCACGCGCACCTGCGCGAGCCGGGGCAGGAGGTCAAGGAGGATCTCGCGTCGGGTCTCGCGGCGGCGGCGGCGGGCGGGTACGGCACGGTGGTGTGCATGCCGAACACCTCGCCGGTCATCGACGACCCGGCGCTCGTGCGTGCCCTGATCGAGAAGGCGGACGCGCTGGGGTTCGCTCGCCTGAAGCCGTCGGCAGCGCTGACGAAGGGGCAGCAGGGCAAGCAGCTGGCCGAGCTGAGCCTGCTGAGGGAGGCGGGCGCAGTCATGTTCACCGATGACGGCCGCACCAACGAGGACGCGCGCGTGCTGCGGCTGGGACTGGAGTACGCGCACAGCCTGGGGATGGTGGTGAGCGTGCATGCCGAGGACGCGACGCTCCGGGCGGACGGCGTGATGAACGAGGGTGCGGTCAGCGAGGCGCTGGGTCTGCCCGGCAATCCGGCGGCGGCGGAGGCGGCGCGCGTGGCGCGTGACATCGAGATCGCGGCGTTGACGGGCGCGCGGCTGCACGTTCAGCACCTGTCCACGGCGCGCGCGCTGGATCTGGTGCGGGACGCGAAGGCGCGGGGCGTGCCGGTGACGTGCGAGGTGTGCCCGCACCACCTGACCCTGACGGACGAGGCCCTGCGGGGCTTCGACCCGATGTTCAAGGTCGCGCCGCCCCTGCGGACGCAGGTGGACGCGGAGCACCTGCTGGCGGGCCTGCTGGACGGCTCGGTGGATTGCCTCGCGACGGATCACGCGCCGCACACGCGCGCGGAGAAGGAGCAGGACATGCTGCACGCGCCGTTCGGCATTCCGAGCATCGAGGTGGCGTTCCCGCTGATGTGGACGCAGTTCGGGGAGGTGCTGGGCCTGGAGCGCCTGCTGCACCTGTTCACGGGCGGCGCGGCCCGCGTGATGGGCTGGCCCGAGCCGACGCTGGACGCGGGGCAACCGGCGGACCTCGTGCTGCTGGACCTGGACACGGCGCGTCCCGTGACGCCCGCCGAGTTCCGCAGCAAGGCGAAGTTCTCGCCGTGGGCGGGGCAGGAGCTGCGCGGCTGGCCGACCCTGACGGTGGTGGGCGGCCGGGTCGCGTACCGCCGCTGACCGGCGGACGCGCCTGCCCCTGACGCTCGCGGAACGGGACGCCCTGCTGGGTCGGGCGTGCGGCGCGGTGTGGCCGTTCGGGCCGCTGCTGGACGCCGCACGCCTGGACCTGGGCGCGGACGTGCTGGACGTGGGTGGGGGAGACGGTCGTCTGCTCGCCGAGTGGCGTCGGCGCGGGCAGACCGGGCGGGGCGTGGTGGCGGACGCCTCCGCCGGAGTGGACGCGCACGCCCTGCCGTTCCCGGACGCGTCGTTCGGCGTGGTCGTGATGCTGCGCGTGCTGACGCACCTGCACTCGCCGGGCCTGGCCGTGGCGGAGGCGTGCCGGGTGCTGCGCCCGCACGGGGTGCTGCTCGTGGCCGCACATGGCCCGCAGCACCTGCCGGGCCTGCTCCCGGTGGGCGTTCCAGCGCCCTGCCCGGCCCTGCCAGACGGCTGGCGGGCCACCGCGCTCGCCGTGACGCGGCCTGCGCGGTTCGCCTGGGCAGACTGGGTGGCCCTGGCGGAAGCATACAGCGTGCCGCCGGGCATGCCCCGCAGGATGTTGGAGACGTCCCTGCACCTGCAGGGATGGGTGGTGCGCGCGCCCGCCGCGCGACCCTGACGTGCAGACAGAGGAGAGGGGGACGGACTCACGTGTCCGTCCCCCTCTCCTCGTTTCCGGGAACAGCGCCCGAAGCGCTCCACCTCTGGCGTCTGCCGCCTTTCTGCGCTGCTCGGAGTGATGATTCAACCGTCACCCCGAGCTTCCTGTCAGCTCTGGCTGCTGCCGTTCCCGCCGCGACGTCCCCGGCGACGGCGGCGGCGCTTGCTGGCGTCACTGCCGTCCGCGCCTTCCGCCGTGGCGGGCGCGCTGCCATGGGCGGGCGCGGCGGCCTGCTGGCGCGGCGCGCGGCCGTCCTGACCCTGGTTCTGGTTGCGGAAGTTCCCGCCGTTCCCGTTGCCGCCACGGTTTCCGCCGCGCTCGTTGCCGCTGCGCGCCGTCTGCGGCTGCGGACGGCCACGGAAGCCGCCGCTGCGGTTGTGGCCGCCCTGGCCGTCCTCGGGCGGCATGTTTTCCAGCGTCCAGTCGCCGAAGTACATGCGCTGCACGGTGACGTTCACGGGCCGCAGGTGCTCGTTGCGGGGCCGGTCGAGCGTCACGATGCGGCGCTTGCCGCCGCCACTGTAGTTGCTGGACGGGCGGCTCCCGCCGTCCCGGCCGCGCCCGATCCGCAGTTCATTCCGGTTCCCGCCACGGTTCTGGGCGGCCTGCGCGGGCTGGGTGTCGTCCTGAGCGGCGCGGGGCGCGCGCACGCTGGGGACGAGGGTGCTGAGTTTCTCGCGCTTGCTCGTCTCGCGCTCTTCGCGGCGACGGGCGCGGGGCTTGCCTTCATTGCCGTCCATGTTGCTCTCCTGTGAAAATTCGATCTGCCGGGCCAGCGGGTTGACCTGGGTGATGCGGATGGTGATGTGCTCGCCGACCCGGAAGACGCGGCCCGTCGTCTTGCCTTTCATGATGCCGGCGTCCTCGATGTACAGGTAGTAGTCGTCGTCGAGGTTCGAGATGTGGATGCGTCCCTCGACGCCGTTCTCCAGCGCCACGAACAGGCCGCTCGCGATGACGCCCGACACGTACCCCTCGAACACGCCGTCGAGGTTCTCCTGCGCCCACTTCGCCTGATAGTACTTCGTCAGGTCGCGTTCGGCCTCGCTGGCCGTCCGTTCGCGTTCGCTGGTGTGGCGGCCCATCTCGGCGAGGCGGGCCTCCATCTCGGCCTTCTGCCGGTCGCTGAGTTCACCGCTCAGGCTGGCTTTCAGCATGCGGTGCACCAGCAGGTCCGGGTAACGGCGGATGGGGGACGTGAAGTGCAGGTACTCGTCGAAGGCCAGCCCGAAGTGCCCGAGGTTCTCGCCCGCGTACTTCGCCTGCTGCATGCTGCGCAGCAGCAGGGTGTTCACGGCCGTCTCCTGCGGCGTGCCGCGCACCTTCTTCAGGACCGCCTGGTACGCCTGCGGGGTGGGTTCCCCGCCCGGGAAGGCCAGCCCGAGTCGCCCGATGGCGCTGCTGACCTCCTGGAAGCGCGCCAGGGTCGGCTCCTCGTGAATGCGGTACAGGGCAGGCACGTTGCGTTCCAGCAGGTGCCGCGCGACGACCTTGTTCGCGAGCAGCATCAGGTCCTCGATCATGCCGCGCGCCGTCTCCTCGCGCACCGGCACGAGCTCCAGGTGCCCGCCTTTGCCCACGTCGACCTTCACTTCACGCATCTTGAAGTCGAGGGCTCCCTCGCGCAGGCGGCGTTGACGCAGGCGCGACGTGATCTTCAGCAGCAGGTGCAGGTCGCCTTCCAGGGCGCGCGCGTCGCCCTGCAGGGTCGCGACAGCCTCGCTGTACGCCTGCACCTCGTCGTACGTGAGGCGCGCCTTGCTGCGGATGACGCTCGGCGCGAGCTTCACGTCGAGGATGTCCCCGTCGATGTTCAGTTCGATCAGGGCGCTGAGCGTCAGTCGGTCCTCGTACGGCACGAGGCTGCACACGCCGTTGCTGAGGTGCTCCGGCAGCATCGGCAGCACCTGACCCGGCAGGTACACACTCGTCGCGCGGGCGTACGCCTCGTCGTCGAGCGGCTGTCCGGCCTTCACGTAGTGCGACACGTCCGCGATGTGCACGCCCACCACGAAGTTCCCCTCGGGCGTCGGCTGGATGTGAATCGCGTCGTCGAAGTCCTTCGCGTCGCGGCCGTCCACCGTGAAGATGTTGTAGTCGCGCAGGTCGAGACGCCCGAACAGCGCCGACTCGGGAATGCTGGACGGAATGGCTTCCGCCTCCTCCAGCACCTCCGGCGGGAACTCGTCGCGCAGGCCGTACTTGATGACGACCGCCTGCGTTTCCGTGACGGGGTCGTCCTCGTTCCCGAGGACCTTCAGCACCTGACCGTACACTTCGTCCTCACCGGTGTCTTCCGGCCAGTACAGTTCCGTCACGAGGCGCGCCCCGTCCGGCAGGCCCTCCAGGCCCTCGGGCACCAGCATGATGCGGTGCTTGTTGCGCATGTCGTCCGGCTTCAGGAACGCGTACCCGTGCGAGTGCTCCAGGCTCCCCACCAGCTGCGCGGAGGCGCGCTCCACGACGCGCACCACCACGCCCGCCGGGCTGTCGCCGCGCCGCCCGCCGCGACCCTCGGGCCGGATGAGGACCGTGTCGCCGTTCCAGGCTTCCATGGTGCGGCCCTCGGGGATGTAGTAGTCGTCGCCGCCCGAGTCGGGGATTACAAAGCCGAACCCGCTCGCGGACGCCTGGAAGCGGCCACGCACGAGGTTCATCGCTTCCGGCAGACCGTACGTGCGCTTGCGCGTCTGAATGACGAGGCCCGCGTGCACGAGTTCGTCCATCAGGGCCGTCAGGTCGCTGCGGTACGTGCCGAGCCGCTCGCGGCCCTGCCGGGTGAAGCTGCGTTCGAAGTCGCGGATGTGCACGGGACGGCCGAGTTTACGCAGCTGCTCGATCACGAGCGTCTGCGCGGGGTGCGCGTCCGCCGCTGCGGTGGCGTCTCCGTCGGTCGCGTCGTCCTGTTCCCCGTCGTCCTGCCGTTCGTCCGTCAGCGGTCCGGCGGGCGTCCCGGCGTCCTGCGCCTGCACGGTCACCTTGACGCTGCCCCGGCCACGGTTCCGGCGGCCACGCGGGGCGACAGGCTCGTCCTGCTCCCCCTGTTCGGGTGTGGCGTCCTGCGTTTCCTGCACGGTTGCCAGGGTGTCCGGCGTCACGGCAGGTTCGGCCTGTGCGCCCGTCCCGGCCTGCTCGGCCACCACGTCGGGGGCCGTCGTGCGGGGCTTGCGGCCACCGCGGCGCGTCAGACGCGGCTCCTCAGTGGGCGCCTGCTGCTGGGCGGGCGTCTCGGCGACCGTTTCGGGCGTCGTCTCGACCGGCCCTGCGGCCACTTCGGCCGTCACGGTCTCGTCCTTGCGGGCACGGCCGGGCTTGCGGCCACGACGGGCGGCAGGAGCGGGCTCCACGGGCGTCTCGTCCACGGGCACGGCCACCGACACCACTTCCGGTTCGCTGGGAGCGGCCTCGGGGACAGGTGTCACGGCGGCCCTGCGGCCACGCTTCGCCTTCGTGACGGGCGGCTGGGCAGGTTCCGTGGTCGTCTGCTCGGGTTCCGGCAGGACAGCCTCGGCCGGAACGGCGTCGACCTGCGCATCCTCCATCTGCACGGCCACCGGCGCAACGACAGCTTCCACCTGCACGGCGGCCTTCGGCTTGCGGCCACGGCGCGGCGTGGGAACGGCGATCTCGGGCTCGGGAGTGGGTTCGGGCTGAACGGCCACGTCGGAAGCTTCCACCACTTCAGCAGACGCGGCCACTTCAGGCTGCGCTCCGGGCGCGGCAACGGCGGCCTTCGGCTTGCGGCCACGGCGCGCGGGCGCCACGGGCTGCTCGGGCTCGGGCTGCACGGCCTCCGTGACCTCGGGCTGCGCCTGCAGCGGCCCGGTCACTTCGCTGACCTGCACTTCGCTGGCCTGCTTCGAGGTCCGGCGACCACGGCGGGCCGGAGTCGCGGCCTGCACGGGTTCGGTGATCGGCTCAGCCGCCTGGGCCGGCTGCACGTCGGCCGCTGTGGGCTCCGCGTCCCTGGTCCTGCGGGCGCGGCGGGCGGGGGCCGTCTCGGTCTGCACGGCCTCTGGGATAGGGGTGACGCTCGCCGCGGTACGCTTAGCGCGCTTGCGGCTGGATTCGGCTTCGGGTTGTACGTCTGGCGCGGCGTTCTTCGCCTTGCTCGCCCTCTTCTGGACACTGCTGTCCCGGGGGGTCGCGTCGGGCTTCGTGGCCCCGCGCTCCTTGCTGCTCTTTGGCATTCAGCACCTTTGTGTTCGCTCGCGGGCGGTGCGGTACGCCGGAAACCTCGTCGCATTCCGTCTGCGGGATTTTCGGCGGTACAGTTGCGCGGGGCGGGATTTTCCTGCCCAGCCGCTCCGGCGAGGATTGCTTGTCACGGGCCTGCACAACGCTCAGGTGCAGCCATAGCCCGGAAGCTCCTCCACTGTAGCACGCCCCCACCTTTCCGGCCTGACCGGACCCTCATGCTCAGCGCAGGCAGGGAGGCGGTCCGGAGCGCAACCCGGGTCAGTCCTGCGTCAGGGCGCGCACCCGTCCGCCGAGCGGCGCGTGGTCCGACAGCCTTGCCGCCCGGTGCGCCGTCACGTCCCGCACGTCCACGCCCGCACTCAGCAGATAATCGATGCGCCACCCCACGTCGTTCGCGTACGCGTTCGCGCGGTTGCTCCACCACGTGTACGCGGCCTGCTCGCCCAGCGTCTCTCGGTGCGTGTCGCGCAGGCCCAGCGCGAGCAGCTCACCCATCCACGCGCGCTCGTGCGGCAGGAAGCCGCTGTTGCGGACGTTGCCGCGCCAGTTGCGGATGTCGATCTCGCGGTGCGCGACGTTGAAGTCCCCGCCCAGCACGAGCGGACCCTCCTGCAGCCGAGCCTGCACCCAGGCGCTCAGGATGGGCAGGCTGCGGTCCTTGAAGCCCTGGCGTTCCTCGCCGCTCGACCCGCTCGGCAGGTACAGGCTCGCGTACCGCACGCCGTGCAGGACGCCCGACACGAGGCGGCCCTCGTCGTCCAGCAGTGGGTCCCCGATGCCGATCACCACGTCCTGCAGCGCTTCCCGCGACAGGATGGCGACGCCGCTGTACCCGGCCCTGCTCGCCGGGTGCCACACCGAGTGGTAGCCGAGCGGTGCGAACACTTCCGGCATGCTGCTGGCGCGGACCTCCTGCAGCAGCAGCACGTCCGGCGCGTGTTCCTCCAGCCAGGGCAGCAGGCCCTTGCGCAGGGCACTTCTCAGTCCGTTGAGGTTCAGGGTGACGACATGCACGCCCGGCAGCATACCGCCCGTCCTGCCCGCTCCGGCCCACCCGCACCCCCCCCGGCGGGTGGGCCGGGTTCAGGCTGGAGTCCGGGTGGGCGCGTGTATATTTGCTCTGAAGTTAAGAATCCCTCAATCCCCACGCTGACGACCACGACCCCACCGGAGGACCCTCCATGCCCGACCAGACCCCCGCCCGCCCGCGCAGCCACGCCGTGAGGCGCGCCGCGTTCCTGACCCTCACCCTGACCCTCGCGGCCGCCCGCGCGCAGACGGGCGCGCCCGTCGTGCCCACCAGCGCGCCCGTCACCGCGCCCGGCAGCGCCCAGTCCACCGGCGGCATCCTGCCGCTCGTGTCGGTCGGGCAGCGCTGGACCTCCAACACCGAGACGTACCAGATCCGCGTGGACGGCCAGAATGCCGGTCGTCCCATCGGGCTGGAAGTGTACAGCCCGGCCCTGAACCTGATGGACTACGCGGACGGACGGCGCGGCGCCGGGTACTTCGGCGACGAGCTGTACAAGAAGAACGAACCGTTCGAGACGGTTTTCACGCTGACCGGCCCGTCCGGCACGGTCATCGAACGGCATTACCTCGCGAGCCGCGAGCACGCGTGGGAATCGCTGCTGTCCGGCGGCCTGCCCGCCGGGACGTACACCCTGACGGTCCGCAGCAGCGGCGACGGCAAGAACAGCTTCGCGCTGCGCGTCGCGTCCCCCTTCGCGCTCGAAACGTCGGACTTCAGCGTCAACGCGCGCGACAGCACGCAGCAGGACCTGCTCGCCGCGCGCCTGCGCGTGCCCGCCGCGTGGGTCGGCAAGACGCTCGCCGTGTCGAACTACGACGTGGACGGCCCGCAGGAGGCGCTCACCTGGGTGGTGCAGCCGGACGGGACGCGCGTGAACCTCACCACCAGCAACGACGGCCAGAAGGCCACGAACACCTTCGTGGTCACGCAGGCGATGGTCGGGGAGTGGCCCGTGTACATCCGCGTGCTGCCCACCACCAGGCAGTACTCGAACGCCGTGCAGTTCAGCTTCCGGCTCGACAACCAGCCGGTCACGGCCCTCGTGGGCGGGTTCGCCGACCCCGGCGGGCAGAAGGTCGCCAACCAGCTGATCGTGGACGTGGTGGACCCGCAGGGCCAGCCCATTCCCGGCGCGACCTACAGCGTCGGCAGTGACAACGTCGTCCGGCCGCGCCTCCCGCAGGGCTGGGTGCCCGTCTCCGCGAACGTGCTGGAAGGCCAGGGGACCGTCACGTCCCCCACCGAGCTGCGCGTCGCGCCCGGCAACGCCCGGCTGCGCTTCGTGGCCCGCCCGCCGCAGGGAGCGCTCACGGTGGACGCCGTCGCCGTGTACGGCGACACCCGCATCCCGCTCACGAACGTCCCCTTCGACCTGGGCGGCCGCACGTACGCCGCGCCCGTCACGGTGCCGCTCGCGCCCGGCAGTTACCCCGTCGCGCCCGGCAGCATCCCCGGCGCGACCGTCACGCCCGCCCAGTCGGGCATCGTCACGGACGGCGCGACCGGCCACGTCACGCTGGAGTACAACGTGCGGACCGAGGTGACGCTCACCACGTCGCCCGACGTGCTGGACGCCTGCGACGCCTCGCAGCTGACCGCGCAGGCCAAGACGGACTTCCCGTACCGGCTGCCCAGCACCCTCAACCTGAACCTCCCGGTCGGCTGGAGCAGCGACTACCCGCTGCAGCTGCGCGGCGACCTGAGCAGCAGCACGCCGCTGCGCCTGAAGGTCCCCGTCCGCATCTGCCGCAGCGACAGCGCCGAAGCGGTCCTCGCGCCCGTCGGGGTGCGCGCCACCGGGGACGCCAGCGTCCGCAACCCCAGCGGCGTGAACGTCACGCGCAGCGTCCAGAACGGCCAGCGCGTCCACGTCGCCAAGACCGCCGAGAGCGTCTCGTCGCTCGGCGGGAACGGCCCCAGCCAGCCGGGGTACACCGTCACGCTGCAGATCGTGTCGGACGGCAACGTCGACAACCTCCGCATCCTCGACCCGCTGCCCACCGGGGCGAGCGCGCCCGTGCTGCGTGGCCCGCTCAGCGTGTCCGGCCCGAGCCTCGCGTCGCTCACGCCCACCCTGGACGGCGACACCATCGTCCTGCCGCGCATCCTGCCCGGCACGTACACCGTCCGGTACACGCTGTTCACGGACCTGCCCGCCGACCGCGTCGTGACGACGCCCGAACTGAGCTGGTAACGACACGGTGATCTGACCTTCAGGAGGTCAGCCGGACGGAACGAGGACCGAAGCCGGACAGCACGGTGCCACGAACACGGGGCGGGAGAGCGGGGGAGAGCGGTCCTCACCCTCCCGCCTTCGCTGTGCCTCTCCCACCAGCCCTTTCCGGCACATTGCGCGT encodes:
- the rnr gene encoding ribonuclease R; translated protein: MPKSSKERGATKPDATPRDSSVQKRASKAKNAAPDVQPEAESSRKRAKRTAASVTPIPEAVQTETAPARRARRTRDAEPTAADVQPAQAAEPITEPVQAATPARRGRRTSKQASEVQVSEVTGPLQAQPEVTEAVQPEPEQPVAPARRGRKPKAAVAAPGAQPEVAASAEVVEASDVAVQPEPTPEPEIAVPTPRRGRKPKAAVQVEAVVAPVAVQMEDAQVDAVPAEAVLPEPEQTTTEPAQPPVTKAKRGRRAAVTPVPEAAPSEPEVVSVAVPVDETPVEPAPAARRGRKPGRARKDETVTAEVAAGPVETTPETVAETPAQQQAPTEEPRLTRRGGRKPRTTAPDVVAEQAGTGAQAEPAVTPDTLATVQETQDATPEQGEQDEPVAPRGRRNRGRGSVKVTVQAQDAGTPAGPLTDERQDDGEQDDATDGDATAAADAHPAQTLVIEQLRKLGRPVHIRDFERSFTRQGRERLGTYRSDLTALMDELVHAGLVIQTRKRTYGLPEAMNLVRGRFQASASGFGFVIPDSGGDDYYIPEGRTMEAWNGDTVLIRPEGRGGRRGDSPAGVVVRVVERASAQLVGSLEHSHGYAFLKPDDMRNKHRIMLVPEGLEGLPDGARLVTELYWPEDTGEDEVYGQVLKVLGNEDDPVTETQAVVIKYGLRDEFPPEVLEEAEAIPSSIPESALFGRLDLRDYNIFTVDGRDAKDFDDAIHIQPTPEGNFVVGVHIADVSHYVKAGQPLDDEAYARATSVYLPGQVLPMLPEHLSNGVCSLVPYEDRLTLSALIELNIDGDILDVKLAPSVIRSKARLTYDEVQAYSEAVATLQGDARALEGDLHLLLKITSRLRQRRLREGALDFKMREVKVDVGKGGHLELVPVREETARGMIEDLMLLANKVVARHLLERNVPALYRIHEEPTLARFQEVSSAIGRLGLAFPGGEPTPQAYQAVLKKVRGTPQETAVNTLLLRSMQQAKYAGENLGHFGLAFDEYLHFTSPIRRYPDLLVHRMLKASLSGELSDRQKAEMEARLAEMGRHTSERERTASEAERDLTKYYQAKWAQENLDGVFEGYVSGVIASGLFVALENGVEGRIHISNLDDDYYLYIEDAGIMKGKTTGRVFRVGEHITIRITQVNPLARQIEFSQESNMDGNEGKPRARRREERETSKREKLSTLVPSVRAPRAAQDDTQPAQAAQNRGGNRNELRIGRGRDGGSRPSSNYSGGGKRRIVTLDRPRNEHLRPVNVTVQRMYFGDWTLENMPPEDGQGGHNRSGGFRGRPQPQTARSGNERGGNRGGNGNGGNFRNQNQGQDGRAPRQQAAAPAHGSAPATAEGADGSDASKRRRRRRGRRGGNGSSQS
- a CDS encoding exodeoxyribonuclease III, which gives rise to MLPGVHVVTLNLNGLRSALRKGLLPWLEEHAPDVLLLQEVRASSMPEVFAPLGYHSVWHPASRAGYSGVAILSREALQDVVIGIGDPLLDDEGRLVSGVLHGVRYASLYLPSGSSGEERQGFKDRSLPILSAWVQARLQEGPLVLGGDFNVAHREIDIRNWRGNVRNSGFLPHERAWMGELLALGLRDTHRETLGEQAAYTWWSNRANAYANDVGWRIDYLLSAGVDVRDVTAHRAARLSDHAPLGGRVRALTQD